Proteins encoded by one window of Salirhabdus salicampi:
- a CDS encoding asparaginase produces the protein MMKKVVLITTGGTIASVPNEASGKLTSGAMTGEELAKICNLPEEIEIQVDSLFQKPSMHLTFVDLKQLQERIDFHFQSNDVSGVVVTHGTDSLEETAYFLDLTVQDDRPVVVTGSQRSPLDLGSDVFINLRHAIYTACSEQLVRVGTVVVFNERIFAAKYVKKEHASNIQGFNAFGFGYLGIIDNDKVQVFQLPVKRDAYKLKRAIPKVDIVKTYMNIDGTFIKAARENGAEGIVIEGVGRGQVSPFMMEEVEKTINAGVTVVITTSSEEGAVYTTYDYEGSAYDLVNRGAILGSDYDSKKARIKLGVLLASNESVVF, from the coding sequence ATGATGAAAAAGGTCGTACTCATTACAACAGGGGGAACCATTGCTAGTGTACCAAATGAAGCGTCAGGTAAATTAACCTCAGGCGCAATGACTGGGGAGGAACTAGCAAAAATTTGTAACTTACCGGAAGAAATTGAAATTCAAGTTGATTCATTGTTCCAAAAACCGAGCATGCATCTTACATTTGTGGACTTAAAACAATTACAAGAACGGATTGATTTTCATTTTCAAAGTAATGATGTTTCAGGAGTTGTCGTTACCCACGGAACGGACTCGTTAGAAGAAACAGCCTACTTTCTTGATTTAACCGTTCAAGATGATCGTCCAGTTGTAGTCACTGGCTCACAGCGTTCACCCTTAGACTTAGGGAGCGACGTTTTTATTAATTTACGACATGCAATTTATACCGCATGTTCTGAACAACTTGTTCGCGTGGGGACAGTTGTCGTATTTAATGAGCGTATATTTGCAGCAAAATATGTGAAGAAAGAACATGCCTCTAATATACAAGGTTTTAATGCATTTGGTTTCGGGTATTTAGGAATTATTGATAATGATAAAGTACAAGTGTTTCAATTGCCTGTCAAAAGGGACGCATATAAACTTAAGAGGGCAATACCAAAGGTGGATATTGTGAAGACGTATATGAACATCGACGGTACTTTTATTAAAGCTGCAAGAGAAAATGGAGCAGAAGGAATTGTTATAGAAGGGGTAGGGCGGGGGCAAGTCTCCCCATTTATGATGGAAGAAGTGGAAAAAACTATAAACGCTGGTGTTACAGTCGTCATTACGACTAGTTCGGAAGAAGGTGCCGTTTATACAACATATGATTATGAAGGCAGTGCGTACGATCTTGTTAATAGAGGAGCCATACTAGGAAGTGATTATGACAGTAAAAAGGCCCGCATTAAGCTCGGAGTATTGTTAGCCTCGAATGAATCCGTTGTCTTTTAA